The Papaver somniferum cultivar HN1 chromosome 6, ASM357369v1, whole genome shotgun sequence genome segment ATTTAAACAAACATGCAGTGTCTCTAAAGAATTAAGATGAGCAAAATTGAAACTCTATAAAGCTAAACAACCTTATAACATTAATGATCTTCACCAAGTTAGGGACATACAATTTAAACAAATCCCAAACTAAAACATAAAACGAAAAATATTCAAAATTGATAAAGAGAAATTGATATTACTACAAATACAAAcacaaattaaaaactaaaataaacctaAATCTCTTGCAAAGCTTCAACACCTTTACTAACATATGCTAAAAGGGGATGGACTTGACATTAGCTTATCCTGCAGGAAAAAAAATCAGGAAATATAATCAAAATCCTTAAATCAAATCTACATGAAGTACTACCTTACTAGTACCAACAAGATTTGTTCGATCATGAGCactcaaatcttcaataaaacaaaaatatcaaGGTTTTCAAATACTAAAAACATACTCGGACCATCAAATAAAGTGAAGGGTTTTTGAGAAGATTCAATTTCATATTTAGGGGTTTTATTTCTTACACTAGGAGAAGAGATCTTCAACCCACTTGAAGTTTTTTGCAGGGAAAAATACATAAGGAAACATCATTCTGCAAAATCAAGAGAAGATGAACAGAAATTAAATCATTAATGATACTAAAATTCTATCACATTTAGCAAACAAGGACAAGATTGATAATACCTGATGATTTCAGGAGCAGAAAACTAATCTAGGGTTACAAAGTTTTCTTTAGATTTCTATTGATACATGCGTTTTGATTTTGAGATAGGGGTTACGACGAAGCTATGATTTGGGACAGTAAGTTTCGATCTTTGATATGAGAGTGAGATTCGTCTTCAATTTCTAACTTTGATTTCTAATTATTGAGAaatgaactggattttgaatctAGGGTTCTTGGAgtttttgttgaatttgattaatggaacaaaataataataaaacttgtTAAGATTGAGTTGTCGGTGGTGATGAAAGTGAAGAGTATGATTTGGGGACATGATCTGtggatgaagaagaaggggatctCGTGTGCTGTGAATGAGTTAGGAAACGGGTGAATGAAAAGGTATTTATGGGTATTGTCGTATGGAACTGGGGCTATAGAAAGTAGTTGCTTCCACAATTGTTCTTATACTCGATAAGAGAGCCATGTTTTATTATAAAAATACCACCCAATATAACGACTGTGGATGAAACTTGattaatttttatcaaaaaagcTACTTTTTCTCACAGCTCATATAAGTACTACCAGTCCATGGAAGTCGTTTCTTTAAAACCTAGGAAGTTGTTAAAAATCCTTTTTCCACTAGtgtgaagctaagatgtaattctagctctcaccaaagagttgggaatgaatcttcttaccggtattggtacaagcaatgcCATGCGGGTACCATAGTAACAACCAATTTCCATATGAAGGTCATACTTTAGATATAAATTTTAATGATAAGAAGAACTTTTCCTGGACAATTAACTATTTAATTGactagaacaaagacgtcacaaaatttATACATGAACCGAGAGATAATCATACCTTGTTAAATGCCAAAGAAGCCCATGCAGATGGATATCATGTGAATCCTCACAGTGATGAGAATATAACTGATTGTATCTGTTATAGTCTctaatctagtgaaatgtaaatcactatagtatttggattaattattgaatccatattgactccgacgatgaaatattGGGAATCGACTGATACAGtctttgggcataaccataaagctactttggttgtgacatgatgatcgttttgaaaggactcatacgaacatcactttatttgagtgaacaaaaaatgggagaaagtttgacagaatgcgaaataacgacatatctctcaatagGTGTTCTCTAAAGAACTTGATGCACAACCCCCCACCCCCACACCCCacccccttcccattatgatTTTAAGTAAttaagagagcatatcactcatttcacaAAGTCTTCCGTAAAATTTAATCTTCCGTTCGGCGAGACAACAATCATATCAGATGACGCTGAAAAGATTATAGGCCTTAGATCACGTGGGAAGAGTGTAGATGTTAAATATTCTGATTTGGATTGGGAACAACTTTATAAGTTATCCCAAGAAGTTCTTGGTTGGGATCGTGATACTACCGAGTTGGAGTTTTGTTGCGCCGCTAAAGAGGTGGAAAGCGTGCGTCGTGGCTACGATAACAAACCATATATGTTGAATTCGTTCAATATGAAGAATTCGAAAGCTAAGTTTGATAATATTGTGCAATAAGTTAAGGATAGGTTGTTGATGGACGCGACCAAGGTAAACCATACCGCTACTGCTTATTTGTTGTACACTCTCGGTCGAATTATATTCCCGACCATACTGGCGACAAAGTGATAGATCAATATCTCCAATTCTTAAAAGATCTTTCAAAGGTTCATGAGTGCGCTTTGAGAACCGTTTGTGTTGAATTCAGTCTCGAGTCAATTGCGAAATCCTCTAAGCTAGAACGCTAGGAACTTTGGAGGAAACTTCAGTCTCTTTCAGGTGTTTCTCGATAACTTTAATTCCATTTTTTTTCATTAAATTTATTTGTTCATGTACTTTGCATATGTTCTCTAGTTTTATTTGATCACTGTGACAAGTTCGGCCTATTATAATAACTCAATTTTGAGACGAACATGACAAGAATGGAGTAATTTTTATGGAAATGTCAGGTTCGGCCCAAACTGGTAATTTAGTTTTGAACCGAACCTGACATTTTCAGAACAATTATTACATTCTTGTCAGGTTCGGCCCATAATGTTATAGTTTGTGATATAGTTTTGAGATGAACTTCTGTTTGTATTTCCAATGCGCTTAATATAGGTGTGGGTATGATCACTTCCCGAAGTTGGAATTAAGCACACCGATTGAGGTCGTGGATGATACATTTCCAACTTTGGCCAAATATAAGTTCAAGGACCATAAGAAGAGGGATAAGTCTGGAAAAACAATCTATTTAAGAGAAAAGTTAGACTCATTGGATGGGCACAATGTTGACTTTGAACTGTATAACAcggaaaaataagaagatgaatttGTTTACAATTAATATATGCCTTTGGAGATGTACTACAGACCGTTGTTTTATCCAGGCAAGTGTAGTTTCGATCCTCGTCGAGTACTCCGCTAATTTGGTCCAAACAGTACGTGGGATGATAACTGAAGGTTCAAGTTGTTTTCGAAGGGAAGTAAAGGCACAACGAGAACCACCGGTTCATGGAAATCCAAATATGACCCTGAGTCGTTGTTTCGTCACTGGAATAACTTGGATTACAACATGTTGAGTTGGGAGGGATTAGAGAGTTTGCGTCAAGGTCCTCATGAAGTTGTAGAAGAGTATAGAGATTGGTATAATTAAATTTCTCATCCATTCATTATTCATAGAGAAAGTCAAGATCTTTTCGAAGATGAAATTATGGAGGaaaaaataatggaatttgcGGCGAAGAAAGCGTCTGACAGCATAATCCATAGTGTATCCGTGGCAATGGCGGTAGTGGTAAGTTGATGTCTTTATTTACTCTTTTAAACATATTATAAAATATGAAAGTATGTTCTATattaatttttggtttgaaatgAAATTATTTGTCGTCAACAACGaatttgttgaagaaaatgaagaagaaagttaGTTGAAAACAGACGATATCAATGGATGAGCATCAAGGTTTCTGCAATGAATTAGAATCGATCATTCGCGTAGGTAAATCCGTGAATTCAAATAAAAAGGCGATGAAGACAACCCGGAGGCCCAAATGTACGTGGTAATGCATCCGATAccgatgatgaacatgaaggagGAAGTGGAAGATAAAAAGGACATGTTGCAACCAAAAGAGGTCGTGGAAGTGATCATGGAGGTGGTAAAAGAGGTCGTGGAGGTGGTTGTGAATGAATATGTTATTGTACTTTCATGTTCTGGATTTTAGTTTAACCTCATATTAGTCTTTGACTTGTATTTTCATTTTAAATATTAGTTATCACTCTGATGTTTAAGAGGTTAAATTATTATGGTATTTAGAAGATATAACTTAGATTGTCATCCGcttgttttatatttattatattgACAGTGTCCAGCAAAGATGATTAATGGGCCGAGCCTAGTTCCTTCTATTTTTAAGTAATCCTAATAGGTTCGGCTGATAGGAGAAATTacattttgagccgaacctgtaACACATCTTGGAACTTCCAAATTTCGACCCATTCGACAAAATAAATTATAAGTCGAATATCAATTTTTAAAGTTCGCAGGTTTCGAGGAATGActagttttttaaaaaaagaGTCGTTACTCGCGTAGCTTTTCTATACCCACTCTACATACCCATTTTGGATTCGTATCTCTTGAAAAAAATGACATGCTACAAAATTTACTTTAGATAAAGATGGATCACTATCCACACACTATACAGCCTATTATCCGAAAATGGGTGAAGAACGTCGCTTGAATGGTATGATGAGTTAGAGTTATTTTCTCGATTGTTTGATATAAGAAAACAAATCGAAGATTTTATTGCTTTAGTTCGGATTGTAAGGCGATATCGACTTAAGGGTGAAACCATTGCTGAAATTGAAGAGAAGTCTCGAGCGGAATGGCAACGATGGAATGGAAAGGATTTCGAATACGACCCCCAATACAACATCCTTAAGGATTTCCTCGAAAAACGTATGGATTCTAATTACCCGTATGTGGGTTTTCTTTAACTAAATATCGTATAATGTGCATTTAATTTTGTAATGGGTAACGATTATGAATGAAAACTATTATAAATAGAAACTAATGaaattaccaaaaatataagtaggTCCACAATTCAAATTAGAGGACTGGTCGAACCTGACATTTCTTACAAGTTTCACTACAAGTTGTCAGGTTCGTCTTAAAACTAATTCTTCATTTtccagccgaacctgacaactccCACAAGTTTCACTATAAATTGTCAAACTAATTCTTCATTTGTCAGGTTCATTCGTAACAAGTTGTTGGGTTCGGCTTAAAGTGGTGTGTTACTTTTCAGCCGAACATTTGTCTGTAAGTCCGATATCAGTTTTGCATTGAGGTTCGGTAATTTGTATTAACAAACACCTAAATAACAAAAAAGACAAAATATTTCATTCATATGTTAATTTGAGGATACATTGTATGTCATTTATAACTTTACCCCACCCTCCCCAtccgaacaaaaaaaaaatcccatccTTTATGACATTTCCAAAAAATCTTCGTATTATGTTTTAtgaatttcctaatcttgtcgcGGCTTCTTTTACCTCGTCCACTTCATCTTCACTTGTATCTTCATACCTCGTTACAATTATTTGATCTTTCACAAGCGATATGTATGAATTTTTCCAAAGGTCCATTTACGTCGTGTAGTTTGCGCACCAATCCATCGAGTAATTATGTTGGAATCCCGTGCAAAAGACTTTACAATTCAAAGGAGGTAATGGGCAACCGGGATTAATCTCGAggacgataaaaaaaaaaaaaatccttgagCAAACGCAAGAACATGTCTTCTATCTTTAAGATCCTCACAGTAAGGTTTTGTTGGCGGCGCATAAGTAAAACTATTACCAACCATCCCGAAACAATGAATCATGCAATTGAAAGTCTCTGCTAAACCCACGACTTGACATCGAAATCCAATGGTTTCTTATAATGACGGAGCCGTCGTGTCAACGTCGTTCGAATTCAATACACTCCGATGCCACCTCTTCGTCTCCTCTTGGACCTTCTCTCATCATTGTAGTGTAGAAGTCCTTGTTTCAGCGCAATATTTGCAACAACCGATTCCTTATATATTTGATTTCGTCTCCTTGCCACTCCGAGTTCTTCGCATCTATAAAGGTCCTAGTTATTCCCAAGTACACGTGGATGGTGATGACGACAATTCATATTTTTATTCATGTCCAATGATTTAGATCTCCATTATAGTTGAAAACGATTTTGAAGGGGCACTATTTTTTCTTCGTTTTGGTCTTATTAtctctcccggtcttcccaatgTACACGGAACCCTTTTTATTCATAGTCTTATTATCTCTCCCGGTCTATCCTATTtatttcacaaaccatttctaacCGGTTCCATCGGCTTTGATTCCCTGTCACTAGCATGCAAATTATTTTCCATCCATGTATGTAAGCCCAATCCCATGCTTCCGGTTTACTTCCCCATATCTACAAGAATACAAGGTCACATATATACTTAGTAAACTTTTGGAATATACATACTTTTAATTTATAGAATAAGACATCACTAAATTTGTTTCCTACCAAGTCATTTTGGAAATGATCTTTAATATCTTCGTAAGTGGTGTTAACAACCgaaggttgatcatgcattggtGGAGTTTCGACAATTACGATCTATAAGAATACAGCGTGATTAGATAactcaaaggaaaaaaaataaccgAAGGTTCGGCTAATTCGAAAAATTGGAACCAGAGCCGAACCTAGGAAAATCTCTGAGTAAAGCTAGGTTCGGCTCATATAAAATGTATGTTTAAAGTCGAACCTTTATCATTTCGAAGTTCGGAGGGAACAAATATTTTCCGACCGAACTTTTAACTTAGGTATTTTATTGAAGCCACACTTCCAAGTTCGGCTAGAAACAGGTGTGTCCGAACATTACGTTGTAAGTCGAACAAAGTAAAATAAATCAAGCAATAGGTTCGGCTATCCATTAAAAGAGTTCGAATAAGCCAAAACATCAGCAATTTTCTAAATTTCTTGGATTCAGCTTTAAATATACTGGTCAAATTGTTCTTCGACTAATATAACATTAACAACTTACTTAGTTAATCATCAATATTACTAAttaatcattatcattaacactaACCATAACTATTAACATCAATTATATAAGAGTAGTAATGTCaatataaaaaaaatgtccatAAGGGTTAATGCCGTTTTTATCtaatgaccctattttgacaCCGTTAGGTATGCCTCCGTAAAAATCAGTATGCCTCTAAACAGGTTTTTTTAACCGCACATAGACAAATTCATGGGCCAAGAAATTCATACCCATAAAGGCAATATGCTTTAGTTAAATCACTTTTTTCTCTATTACCTAGGTATCCATATTCTTGTACAGTTGTAAATCAAATATAAAACTGTACCAGGTTGTTCATTTCAATCTCGGTTTCCGCCGGCGGCCTAATTTTCTGTAGGATCCTTTTGGTTTGTCCAGgaacatttttttgtttttgtttttggttgTTGTTGGTGAACTGCTTATATTAACAGAAAATAGACATAAAATATCTGGACTAGACCCTCCCCACATCATATCAGCAGCCGAACATGACTCATAACAACGAGAGCATTTGTTCTTTCGTGGCTGCTGCTGCTGTAGCAAAAAATCATTGCCACACCATCAGCTTATCTATACTGATTAGAGAAAATTAGATGAATAGAACTTATGATAGTAATGTCAGCCAACAACAATCACACATTCACACTACTTTTATACGAAGTCTAACTATGAAGTCTAGTTATTCACTTTCAACATTTTAATCTTGTCGATGTTCTGGTGAAGAGTAAGAATGAGGTCATCAAGAACAACGACAAGCTACATGGTATCTGTTTTGATGCAAAAATCTAGCATACACTGCTGCAAAGCCCCAAAATATTTTACCAAGTTCAGAATCCTGATTAGACAGCCGCCGCAATCCTACCAGCAACCACCATTAACACCATTTCATCAACATCACCCGAATAATAGCCCACAAAAGTGGAAACACAACTAGCAGAACATCACCAGTGGAAAAACCCCAATCCAACTCAAACCATTAGCagaccctttattttattttattttatttacatGGTACTAAAACTTATTCGGTAAATCAAACGTGTGCACCTGAATTTTGGGGATAAATAAGTCAATAGCATCCTCAATCTTATTCAAATGAATAAATTTCTCAACTTTTCTGAAATTATGTTCTGTTTGTCACTGATCTGCAGAGGTGTATTATATGCAGGTACAGATAGAGACAAGTCCTAACTCTGAGCTTCTACAGCCAGTTGAGGCTTTGGCTTTGGTTTCCGTTTCTTATCTTTCACTGCCTTCTTAAGAGTTTCACCTCCATTTTCCTCTTCTGAGATGATTTCAATCCTCGCGAAGATGGGAATTGCCTGGGCCATAACCTGACCACCTTTGAGCCCTCCCCATCTGGTATCACTCTGCATAAAGAAAGTATATCAATCGGATGTGTTTAACAAGATTTACAACTCATATTCACCAAGGAGATAGAGAGATACAGACCCAGGTAACAGCTTCAAACTGATCGTTTGAATAGCCAAGCTGTGAATATATCCGCGAACATAAACTTGGGGTTACAGGAGCTAATGCTACTGCAATAATCCTCACGACTTCCAATATTACAACAAGGTCCTGCTaaaaacaaacaccaaataattAGAAAAGACATGCCTTTAATAAGAGCAAAATACTTAAAACTTGTTATGCAATCAGCTCAAATTTGGTCAGTAACGATGACTCAGAGTAGACTCGGCCGTATGAAACGAAAACTTGACAACAAATAGCTAACGTAGTAAGGTCTTGTATAAAACAATATCGTCTTTCAGACCCTCCACTTCATCTAGTTAAGTCTTGTATAAACATATCGTCTATGGTGAGATATTTTTAAGAAAGAAAACCTTTGCAGCAGCTTCAGAAGCATCGCCACCTTTCTTGAAAAGAGACCATGGAGCCCGTTCATCCATATACAAGTTCCCTGCGTTCCCAATCTCTAGCACGGCCTCACAAGCTAAGGATaaggataggttttcatagtgGTCTTTTGATGTCTCTACCTACAAAAAATGGCAGGAAATGCTcagaatagttgaatgacttgagATATGTACGACTTTATTTTAAGATAGCTAACAATAACAATTTGAATCAAGCATGACAGTATTCAAACTACATATATCTAAATAATATTGTCGGGACTTCTATCATCCTTACCAACTTCTCTACAGTGTCTTTGAGTGCAATCCCTTCAGCTGCAGTAACCGAATCAACGATTAAAGTTGAATTACAGTTTTTCTTCAGAAGCCCAAGCGTACGATTAAGAAGATTTCCTGCACAAATTTAACGTTTTTTTATTGATTATATAATGGCAGGTTACCAGTTTTAAAACAATGTCAGAGCTAGAACTTAGGATGACCCGATATCTCTGGATTAGTAGTTACTCCTATAACCCAAACCCACATAATAGTTTAAGTTGTTCGCTATAGTTAACCATGATAGAGCACCTATTGTATTGGCAAGATGTGCGTTGACAATATTGACAAACCGTTCCTCCGAGTAGTCCCCATCATTTCCAAGTTCTACTTCCCTAAGAAAGAAGTACCTCACCGCATCAGAACCAAACCTAAGCACCAAATCCTTTGGCTCGAGTGTATTACCAAGTGATTTCCCCATTTTCATGCCATCctaaaatttcaaaataaaaagcATTGCTGCATGAAATGAAAATCAATTAATGAGATGAAATATCAGAACCTACGAACTTCTGAATATCCTATTATATCAGTTCATTAGACACTAAATGTGTGTTCCTTTACTAGAATTGCGAAATGGAAACTAGAAAAATACTTAGTATTGCCTTATTAACCAAGTTACGAAAACCAACACTATGCCAAATAAACTTTTTGAAAACTGAATCACATCTGAGAATGATAGAACAAACTAGTAGAGACTCTACTGATGCATCTGAATCCAAAGTTTTTATGACTGACTACTTTTTAAAAACCAAACCACCCCACAGATTCGTCAATGCTGCTTGCCAAAATATCCATCTGTCCACAAGGCATTACAATGGATAGAAACTGAACCAATTCtgttatttttttaaattattttcttGCAAAACTCCATCATGTGGACTGTGCCCAATAGAGGATTGAAAATTCAGATTGTCATGCATGGACTGGGATACAGTATAGGCTAACCGTAACGTATTACAGTAAATTACCTTGGTTAGGAATCCATGGCCGAAAACCATCTTTGGAAGGCTTAGTCCAGCAGACATCAACATAGCTGGCCAGTAAACAGCATGGAACCGCAAGATATCCTGCGAAAAAGAACAACGAAACTAATGAGATTTGACAAGAAGATCAAAAGTTGTGTTTCCTCAAGAGTAAATTAGGTCATTTGAGAAATACTGATTCTAAGCATGTTTAGAAGGTGAAGGGGCAAATACATAGTCCCAAAATATTACGAGATTTTTGGTTAATTTGAAACCAACACTACTGCAGTTTCAAGAAATAAGGGGACACAAATGGATTTCAGGGAATGGCCAGATTCAAGATACTTTACCTTGCCAATTAAGTGCAGCGAAGCAGGCCAACCTGAAGCAGTTGCATGTTGTAAAGTGGGTTTTTCTTGTTCTAGGGATAATGCCGATACATATCTAAGCAGCAAACAAGAGAAGTATACGTAAATAACGCACCTGAAAAAATGAGCCTAAAATACAATATTAGACATAGGATATCTTGGTGTGTCTACTCAAAAATTCAAAGGAATTGGGAAAGACCCAAACTCTCCCAAGCTCAACCACAATAGATTAAAAGATAAGTGAAGTTTTAGACTTTACCCCAATAAAGCATCAAACCAGACATAGATAGTTTGTTTTTCATCGCAAGGCACAGGAATACCCCAATCCACAGACGCCCGTGAAATTGAGAAATCTCTTAAGCCACTCTTGATCCAGCTTTGCACCTATATAAGAACCTGTTAGAAAGATAATTTGGTGCAAGGGTTtcccaaacaaacaaacaaaaagtaATCCTGCGAGCAATGTTAGTACTGTCAGCCGCACCTCATTCAAACGGTAAGAAGGCTGTACAAAATCTGGATTACGTGCTAAGACCTCCTCTAGTGACTTTTGATATTTTGACAAGGCAAAGAAGTAGTTATCCTCCTTACGTGCCTCACAAGGTTTTAGGTGCATAGGGCAACAATTGTTctcaagcaattccttctcatcCTGCATATATTGATAATGAAATACAAGGCAATGCAGAAATTGACCAAATTTATCCACTGACCAAGGGTAAAATATAACTACCCGAACTTAACATGGTATGTTTAGTTAAACTGATGTTCAAGAGACGAGATTCTGTAGATGAACTAGAACAGAACACTTATCATATTTAACCTTCTAATCATTCACATTCCAAAATGAAGTTTACCGACCTTATACTCTTCACAACCAACACAATACAGTCCCTCATAATCAGCTCGATAAATGTCACCACTAGCAAGAACTCTAGCATAAAATTCCTTCACAATTTCTTCGTGACTTGAATCAGTTGTTCGAATAAACTTGTCATAAGCTATGTCTAGCTGCAAATAAACAAAAATACATACTAATCCATCTAAAGTATAGCTAAACAGATTTTCAAACATTTCTTCCAATGCAAAATTAAGCAAATCTTACATCCTTCCAAAGAAACTTATAAGCCTGTGACATATTGCTGCAATGTTCAATTGGACTCGAACCACTAGCTGCTGCTGCAGTAGCTATCTTCTCTCCATGTTCATCTGTACCCGTTATGAATATAACTTTCTTCCCTAACAGTCTCTGGCGTCAACAAAGAAACCAGATCAAATTAGTACCATTTTTTAGTGATTTTGAAACAGCATAAGGTCTGGGTATCTACAGAGGGAGAGAGAGGTTACGTGAAATCGAGCTATGGCATCAGCAGCAATAGTAGTGTAGGCACTACCCATATGAGGTGGGGCATTTACGTAGTAAAGAGGTGTAGTGAGAATGAATGCGTCTGGAGTGATGGATTGAGCTCCACCATCGTTACTGCTGCAGCTACAGAATAAGGCAGATGAAGATGACGAAGGTTTTGGCGAGAAGGAAAGAACATTTCTGCGATTTAAGAAGACATTTTTTATACAGGTAGTTTTGAATTTGATCGAAGAGGTAGTAGTAGAAGGAGAAGTTAATGAAGAGAATAACCAGAGAGTATTTTGTGAGTTGCGGAATACTCTCCCCGACATCTCTGCCTAAGCAACCACAAACAGTTACCAACCAATAAAAACAATGAAATACACATATCACAGCCAGAAATTTATCAACAGTGATGAATTTATCTTAATTAGGAAATACAGGACCATAAGAATATGTTATACACACTATGTGCTATTAGTTCTATCTAAACTCTATTACGCGGGCAGTTTGAAGAGAGATACACAAGTTATAGCAAGTGACAGGTATATTTGGTACACAACCACAACAAAAGCATTCTCTTAAACCAACCAGGCATATGACAAGGTAAAACTGCAATAATGAGAATCTGCATCGAGAAGAgtacatatatatttttctcttAGGCATTTCCGCAAACAAAAAGAGTTCAAAAATACTTAATTCAGCGGGAAGTaattttgaagaaaatcaaaCATTTCTTTgcaaaaaaatgaaaatgttgTGTAAACATAGACTGGTAATCCCAAGTTGATAAACATCAGCAGAAAAACGTTAATGTACTGTGACACGTTAACTACAAACGTGGCACATTAGTGTTTTGTAACAGAACCTATATATATCCCTCTTGGTGGTCTGTTGTAATGGTctgagagacttaacaaaatcaaTAAGATAAGAAGGGAATACAATTCGTCAGTTCCCATATATCCTCTTCTCTGTGTCCATTCAACTTCTTTAATTTATGTATCTTAATTAGTTATCTTAGTTCTTGTCATTTGTTGAACCTGCTACTCTGGTGGTAATATTAGAGTGGGCTAGAGGTTGATCTCAATGAACTGGATGACTAATATGTACTGTGACTTCgtaacacgttatcagcacgaattgctCGATAGCGGCGGTGTGTTCATTTGATCGATTAAAGGA includes the following:
- the LOC113290262 gene encoding methionine--tRNA ligase, chloroplastic/mitochondrial-like isoform X2, whose amino-acid sequence is MSGRVFRNSQNTLWLFSSLTSPSTTTSSIKFKTTCIKNVFLNRRNVLSFSPKPSSSSSALFCSCSSNDGGAQSITPDAFILTTPLYYVNAPPHMGSAYTTIAADAIARFHRLLGKKVIFITGTDEHGEKIATAAAASGSSPIEHCSNMSQAYKFLWKDLDIAYDKFIRTTDSSHEEIVKEFYARVLASGDIYRADYEGLYCVGCEEYKDEKELLENNCCPMHLKPCEARKEDNYFFALSKYQKSLEEVLARNPDFVQPSYRLNEVQSWIKSGLRDFSISRASVDWGIPVPCDEKQTIYVWFDALLGCVIYVYFSCLLLRYVSALSLEQEKPTLQHATASGWPASLHLIGKDILRFHAVYWPAMLMSAGLSLPKMVFGHGFLTKDGMKMGKSLGNTLEPKDLVLRFGSDAVRYFFLREVELGNDGDYSEERFVNIVNAHLANTIGNLLNRTLGLLKKNCNSTLIVDSVTAAEGIALKDTVEKLVETSKDHYENLSLSLACEAVLEIGNAGNLYMDERAPWSLFKKGGDASEAAAKDLVVILEVVRIIAVALAPVTPSLCSRIYSQLGYSNDQFEAVTWSDTRWGGLKGGQVMAQAIPIFARIEIISEEENGGETLKKAVKDKKRKPKPKPQLAVEAQS